In Helianthus annuus cultivar XRQ/B chromosome 3, HanXRQr2.0-SUNRISE, whole genome shotgun sequence, a single window of DNA contains:
- the LOC110930404 gene encoding dirigent protein 6-like, whose translation MARINFYEYIVFILFSLLILHTFSIIAHSEKLDEKKPCKRFVLYYHDILFNGTNAANATSAAVAKPTKLGNYKHGMLVVFDDPITKDNHLLSPPVARAQGFYFYDMKTEYNAWFSYTLIFNSTEHKGTINIMGADMMGEETRDLSVVGGTGDFFMTRGIATFRTDVAQGAYYFRLEMDIKLYECY comes from the coding sequence ATGGCTCGTATAAACTTTTATGAGTACATTGTTTTCATTCTATTTTCCCTCCTTATCTTGCACACTTTTTCCATAATTGCTCACTCAGAAAAACTAGATGAGAAGAAACCATGCAAGAGATTTGTGTTATATTACCATGACATCCTCTTCAATGGCACCAATGCCGCTAATGCCACATCAGCAGCTGTCGCGAAACCTACGAAGCTTGGGAACTACAAACATGGGATGCTTGTGGTCTTTGATGATCCCATTACTAAAGATAACCACCTCCTATCTCCCCCTGTGGCTCGGGCGCAAGGATTTTACTTCTATGATATGAAGACCGAGTATAATGCTTGGTTTTCATATACTTTGATTTTCAATTCCACAGAACATAAAGGAACAATTAACATTATGGGTGCAGACATGATGGGTGAGGAAACAAGGGATCTTTCAGTTGTTGGTGGCACTGGAGATTTCTTTATGACTCGAGGGATTGCTACATTTCGTACGGATGTTGCACAAGGTGCTTACTATTTTCGACTTGAAATGGATATCAAGTTGTATGAATGTTATTGA